A single region of the Thermoanaerobacterium aotearoense genome encodes:
- the ilvC gene encoding ketol-acid reductoisomerase gives MARMYYDEDADLNLLKGKKIAIIGYGSQGHAHALNLKDSGLDVVVGLYEGSKSAERARQDGLTVLSVDDACEAADIIMILIPDEKQSKVYKENIEKHLKPGNALVFAHGFNIHFHQIVPPEYVDVFMVAPKGPGHLVRRVFTEGKGVPDLVAVHQNYTGKAFETALAYAKGIGGTRAGVLETTFKEETETDLFGEQAVLCGGVTELMKAGFETLVEAGYQPEIAYFECIHEMKLIVDLIYEGGFANMRYSISDTAEYGDYLTGKRIITEDTRNEMKQVLKEIQTGEFAKKWLLENAVGRPQFNAIREREANQKLEKVGKELRGMMSWLKKK, from the coding sequence ATGGCAAGAATGTATTATGATGAAGATGCGGATTTAAATCTTTTGAAAGGAAAGAAAATTGCAATAATTGGGTATGGCAGCCAAGGACATGCACATGCTCTTAATTTAAAGGATTCTGGTTTAGATGTTGTAGTAGGTCTCTATGAAGGAAGCAAATCTGCTGAAAGGGCAAGGCAGGATGGACTTACTGTTTTAAGCGTAGATGATGCGTGTGAAGCAGCCGACATAATAATGATTTTAATACCTGATGAAAAGCAATCAAAAGTGTACAAAGAAAACATAGAAAAACACTTAAAACCTGGAAATGCTTTGGTTTTTGCCCATGGTTTCAATATACACTTCCATCAGATTGTACCGCCAGAGTACGTGGACGTATTTATGGTAGCGCCAAAAGGCCCTGGGCATCTAGTAAGAAGGGTTTTTACAGAAGGAAAAGGCGTTCCTGATTTGGTTGCAGTCCATCAAAATTACACTGGGAAAGCCTTTGAGACAGCATTAGCTTATGCAAAAGGCATTGGAGGCACAAGAGCAGGTGTCTTGGAGACTACTTTTAAAGAGGAGACAGAAACGGATCTTTTTGGCGAACAGGCAGTTTTGTGTGGTGGCGTCACAGAGCTTATGAAAGCAGGTTTTGAAACTTTGGTAGAAGCTGGTTATCAGCCTGAAATAGCTTATTTTGAGTGTATACACGAGATGAAGCTTATAGTCGATTTGATATATGAAGGCGGCTTTGCCAACATGAGGTATTCCATCTCTGATACAGCGGAATACGGTGATTATCTGACAGGCAAAAGGATAATAACGGAAGATACGAGAAACGAAATGAAACAAGTTTTGAAGGAAATTCAGACAGGAGAATTTGCAAAGAAATGGCTTTTGGAAAATGCTGTAGGAAGACCGCAGTTTAATGCCATAAGAGAGAGAGAAGCAAATCAAAAGCTTGAGAAGGTAGGAAAAGAGCTCCGTGGAATGATGTCATGGCTTAAAAAGAAATAA
- the ilvN gene encoding acetolactate synthase small subunit: MTHIISVLVNNHSGVLSRVVGLFSRRGYNIESIAVGTTEQNDQSRITLTVDGDDYVITQIIRQLSKLYDVIKVQDVGKFPNVSRELVLVKVEINSSTRDDIMHIVDTFRGKVIDISLDSIIIEMTGDTEKVEAFIKLIKQFQVRELTRTGLITLERGNRILKEYEEEL; the protein is encoded by the coding sequence ATCACACACATAATATCTGTCTTGGTAAATAATCATTCTGGTGTATTGTCGCGAGTTGTAGGCCTTTTCTCAAGAAGAGGCTACAACATAGAAAGTATTGCTGTAGGCACCACAGAACAAAACGACCAATCTCGCATTACTTTAACAGTCGATGGTGACGATTATGTGATAACACAAATAATAAGACAGCTTAGCAAGCTGTATGATGTCATTAAAGTGCAAGATGTAGGCAAATTCCCAAATGTATCGAGGGAGCTTGTACTGGTGAAAGTTGAGATCAATTCAAGCACTAGAGACGACATCATGCACATAGTAGATACTTTTAGAGGCAAAGTCATCGATATTTCGCTTGATTCCATCATTATTGAAATGACTGGAGACACTGAAAAGGTGGAGGCATTTATAAAGCTCATCAAACAATTTCAAGTGAGAGAACTTACAAGAACAGGTCTTATAACTTTAGAAAGAGGAAATAGAATTTTAAAAGAATATGAGGAGGAATTGTAA
- a CDS encoding ferritin-like domain-containing protein has protein sequence MISKKELISNLNTDLTKEYAAMVQYIQHSSMLHGAEYVEVIDKILEHAKDEHDHAVILTDIIQYLGGIPTVEVYPRQTSLDNREMLYQDLNYEYDALNGYNQRISQAENLGLFDVGQKLRNIALEEENHIIDLEKALGILKIDP, from the coding sequence ATGATAAGCAAAAAGGAGCTTATATCAAACTTAAATACCGACTTAACCAAGGAATACGCAGCAATGGTACAATACATCCAGCACTCCAGCATGCTGCACGGAGCTGAATACGTAGAAGTTATAGACAAGATCTTAGAACACGCAAAGGATGAGCACGATCACGCAGTGATATTGACAGACATTATACAATACCTTGGTGGAATCCCCACAGTAGAAGTTTATCCAAGACAGACTTCACTCGACAATAGAGAAATGCTTTATCAAGATTTAAACTACGAGTACGACGCACTGAATGGATATAACCAGAGAATATCTCAAGCAGAAAATCTGGGACTTTTCGATGTGGGGCAAAAGCTCAGAAATATAGCTTTAGAGGAAGAAAATCACATAATAGATCTGGAAAAAGCATTAGGTATACTAAAAATAGACCCATGA
- a CDS encoding FMN-binding protein encodes MKKSLAIGLITVFIAVSLVGCGSNSSNTSSNTSGSSGAYKDGTYKAEQASFDAHGYKGQIEITVKDGKISSVVYNEVDKNGKFKRDDADYASKMKAKNNITPKEVDEKLQQELVDSQDTSKVDTVAGATESSKTFVELANQALKDAKK; translated from the coding sequence ATGAAAAAATCATTGGCTATTGGGCTTATTACGGTGTTTATTGCAGTAAGCTTGGTTGGTTGTGGTTCAAATAGCTCCAATACGTCTTCAAACACATCAGGTTCATCTGGTGCGTACAAAGACGGCACTTACAAGGCAGAGCAAGCATCATTCGATGCACACGGATACAAAGGACAGATTGAAATCACCGTAAAAGACGGTAAGATTTCAAGCGTTGTGTACAATGAAGTAGATAAAAATGGCAAGTTCAAAAGAGACGATGCCGACTACGCATCAAAGATGAAAGCTAAGAACAATATAACGCCAAAAGAAGTAGATGAAAAACTTCAGCAAGAATTAGTAGATAGTCAAGATACGTCAAAAGTTGATACTGTGGCAGGTGCTACAGAATCGTCAAAGACGTTTGTAGAGTTGGCAAATCAAGCATTGAAAGATGCTAAGAAATAA
- the gyrA gene encoding DNA gyrase subunit A, with translation MSDNTNNEELRVIPVDVEDEMKKSFIDYAMSVIVSRALPDVRDGLKPVHRRILYAMNGLGLTPDKPYKKSVTVVGEVLGKYHPHGDVAVYDAMVRMAQDFSMRETLVDGHGNFGSIDGDPAAAMRYTEARLSKIALEMLTDINKETVDFVPNFDENYKEPVVLPSRFPNLLVNGSQGIAVGMATNIPPHNLGEVIDGIIAYIDNPYIATDELMKYIKGPDFPTGGLIVGKDGIRETYETGRGKIIVRAKAEIEEHNGRNRIVVTELPYMVIKSKLVEKIAELVRDKHIEGISDLRDESDRNGMRIVIELKRDVNPKVVLNKLYMHTQMQQTFGAIMLALVDGAPKILSLNQIIEKYVDHQFDVITRRTKFDLQKADERAHILEGLKIALDHIDEVINVIRSSKTEPIAKKNLMDKFGLSDRQAQAIVDMRLGRLTGLERQKIEDELNDLYQKIKDLKNILSDEKKVLEIIKKELKDVKEKYSSERKTQIVAKEDEVDIEDLVQLEDAVVTMTHFGYIKRMPLDAYKSQKRGGKGISGISTREDDFVENVFTTTTHDRLLFFTNKGKVYSLRTIDIPESGRQAKGTAIINLIQIDQDEKVNAVIPVKKSHNAKYVVMCTKNGIIKKTEIEDFPKIKKSGNTAIKLDDGDELINVMLTDGNREIIIGTANGFCIRFHEDNLRPMGRQARGVIAVTLRDDDYVVEMDLVDRDRDILVVTENGYGKRSDADEYRLQTRAGKGIIAAKITKKTGKLVSIMSVSEKDELMIISANGILIRTKIADISKMHRDTAGVMLMKLDEGDRVVSTARIANDEE, from the coding sequence GTGAGCGATAACACAAATAACGAAGAATTGAGAGTAATACCGGTAGATGTAGAAGATGAGATGAAAAAATCTTTTATAGATTACGCCATGAGTGTCATCGTAAGCAGGGCGTTGCCTGACGTGAGAGATGGCTTGAAGCCTGTTCACAGGAGAATTCTCTATGCAATGAATGGCCTTGGTCTTACGCCTGACAAGCCATACAAGAAAAGCGTAACTGTGGTAGGAGAAGTATTAGGAAAATACCATCCACATGGCGATGTAGCTGTTTACGACGCCATGGTTAGAATGGCGCAGGATTTTTCCATGAGAGAAACATTGGTTGATGGCCATGGCAACTTTGGAAGCATCGATGGAGATCCGGCTGCTGCCATGAGGTACACAGAAGCAAGGCTATCGAAGATAGCATTGGAGATGCTTACCGACATAAATAAAGAGACTGTAGACTTTGTGCCAAACTTTGATGAAAACTACAAAGAACCTGTAGTTCTTCCGTCAAGGTTTCCAAACCTATTGGTAAATGGATCACAAGGAATAGCCGTTGGAATGGCTACTAATATTCCTCCTCACAATTTAGGCGAAGTGATAGACGGAATAATTGCGTATATAGACAATCCTTATATTGCTACAGATGAGCTTATGAAGTACATAAAGGGCCCTGACTTTCCTACTGGCGGTCTTATAGTTGGAAAAGACGGCATCAGAGAGACGTACGAGACAGGAAGAGGAAAGATAATAGTAAGGGCAAAGGCAGAGATAGAGGAGCACAATGGCAGAAATCGCATAGTTGTCACAGAATTGCCGTATATGGTCATAAAATCAAAATTGGTTGAAAAGATAGCAGAGCTTGTAAGGGACAAGCATATAGAAGGCATCTCTGATTTAAGAGACGAATCAGATAGAAACGGCATGAGGATCGTCATAGAATTAAAGAGAGATGTAAATCCAAAGGTCGTCTTGAATAAATTGTACATGCACACTCAGATGCAGCAGACGTTTGGAGCCATCATGCTGGCCCTTGTAGATGGAGCTCCAAAGATACTTTCGTTAAATCAGATTATCGAGAAGTATGTAGATCACCAATTTGACGTCATTACCAGGAGGACGAAGTTTGACCTTCAAAAGGCTGACGAAAGAGCGCACATTTTAGAAGGTTTGAAGATCGCCCTTGACCATATTGACGAAGTAATAAATGTGATACGAAGCTCCAAAACAGAGCCTATAGCAAAGAAGAATTTGATGGACAAGTTTGGCCTCAGCGATAGGCAAGCACAGGCTATAGTTGATATGAGGTTAGGTCGCCTTACAGGATTAGAAAGACAGAAGATAGAAGATGAATTAAACGATCTTTATCAAAAAATAAAGGATCTAAAAAACATACTGTCAGACGAAAAGAAAGTGTTGGAGATAATAAAGAAAGAGCTTAAAGACGTGAAAGAAAAATATTCATCAGAGAGAAAGACGCAAATTGTGGCGAAAGAAGACGAAGTCGACATTGAAGATTTAGTTCAACTGGAAGACGCTGTTGTAACCATGACACACTTTGGCTACATAAAGAGAATGCCTCTTGATGCGTATAAATCGCAGAAGCGTGGCGGAAAGGGCATCTCTGGGATATCTACAAGAGAAGATGACTTCGTGGAAAATGTATTTACGACTACGACGCATGATAGGCTTTTGTTTTTTACAAACAAAGGCAAGGTGTACAGCTTAAGGACGATAGATATACCTGAATCAGGAAGGCAAGCCAAAGGCACAGCTATCATTAACCTCATTCAGATAGATCAGGATGAAAAAGTAAATGCCGTAATACCTGTAAAGAAATCTCACAATGCTAAGTACGTCGTCATGTGCACCAAAAATGGAATAATCAAAAAGACCGAAATCGAAGATTTCCCGAAGATAAAGAAAAGCGGCAATACAGCCATAAAGCTTGACGATGGAGATGAGCTTATAAATGTCATGCTTACAGATGGCAATAGGGAAATCATCATAGGTACGGCTAATGGCTTTTGCATAAGATTCCATGAAGACAATTTAAGGCCAATGGGAAGACAGGCAAGGGGTGTAATAGCAGTTACACTGAGAGACGATGATTACGTTGTTGAGATGGATTTGGTGGATAGAGATAGAGATATATTAGTGGTTACAGAAAATGGATATGGTAAAAGAAGCGATGCCGATGAATACAGATTGCAGACAAGGGCTGGAAAAGGAATAATAGCTGCAAAAATAACGAAAAAAACTGGAAAATTGGTTTCCATAATGTCTGTAAGTGAAAAAGATGAGCTTATGATAATCTCAGCCAATGGTATCCTCATAAGGACAAAAATCGCTGATATATCAAAGATGCACAGGGATACTGCAGGTGTGATGCTAATGAAGCTTGATGAAGGAGACAGGGTTGTTTCAACCGCAAGGATAGCGAATGATGAGGAATAA
- the gyrB gene encoding DNA topoisomerase (ATP-hydrolyzing) subunit B yields the protein MANDETYGASQIQILEGLEAVRKRPGMYIGSTSSRGLHHLVYEIVDNSIDEALAGYCKNIDVIIHKDNSVSVIDDGRGIPTDIHPQTGKSGVEVALTVLHAGGKFNNDVYKVSGGLHGVGLSVVNALSKKLEVIVKQNGKVYQQKYERGVPKTDLTVIGETDETGTTITFSPDGEIFETLEYDYDVLSQRLRELSFLNKGVKIRLVDERDGKEDVFHYEGGVVEFVKYLNRNKEVLHPEPIYMESKSDTYEVEVAMQYNDTYTENIFSFANNIDTREGGTHLIGFKTALTKVINDYARKFNIIKENDKNLQGEDVREGLTAIISVKLMNPQFEGQTKTKLGNSEMRSIVDSVVTEKLTAFMEENPSLSKVILEKATSAARAREAARKARELTRRKSALESTSLPGKLADCSEKDASKCELYLVEGDSAGGSAKMGRDSRYQAILPLRGKILNVEKARLDRILSSDEIKAMITALGTGIGSDFDISKLRYHKVVIMTDADVDGSHIRTLLLTFFYRFMRPLIENGNIYIAQPPLYKIEKNKKVYYAYSDKELDNILKEIGRENYNVQRYKGLGEMDAEQLWDTTMDPEKRTMLKVSLDDAIAADEIFTILMGDKVEPRREFIEKYAKTVRNLDI from the coding sequence ATGGCAAATGATGAAACATATGGTGCAAGTCAAATTCAAATATTAGAGGGTCTTGAGGCTGTAAGGAAGCGTCCTGGCATGTACATAGGCAGCACCAGCAGCAGGGGACTTCACCATCTTGTGTATGAGATAGTAGACAACAGCATTGATGAAGCATTGGCAGGGTACTGCAAAAATATAGATGTGATAATTCACAAAGATAATTCTGTATCTGTAATAGATGATGGTAGGGGAATACCGACAGACATACATCCACAAACAGGCAAATCAGGTGTTGAAGTTGCGCTAACTGTGCTGCATGCAGGCGGTAAGTTTAACAATGATGTTTATAAAGTTTCAGGCGGTCTTCACGGTGTAGGACTATCAGTAGTAAATGCTTTGTCAAAAAAGCTTGAAGTTATTGTAAAGCAAAATGGGAAAGTGTATCAGCAAAAGTATGAAAGAGGAGTTCCTAAAACAGATCTTACAGTTATAGGTGAGACGGATGAAACAGGTACGACAATAACATTTTCTCCAGACGGTGAGATCTTTGAGACGTTAGAGTATGATTACGATGTGCTTTCACAAAGACTGAGGGAATTGTCGTTTTTGAATAAAGGCGTAAAGATAAGGCTTGTTGATGAGAGAGATGGAAAAGAAGATGTTTTTCACTATGAAGGCGGCGTAGTGGAATTTGTAAAATATCTAAACAGAAATAAGGAAGTGCTGCATCCAGAGCCTATTTACATGGAAAGTAAAAGCGATACGTACGAAGTGGAAGTGGCGATGCAGTACAATGATACATATACGGAAAACATATTTAGCTTTGCAAACAATATCGATACAAGAGAAGGCGGCACTCATTTAATAGGATTTAAGACGGCCCTTACGAAAGTCATCAATGATTACGCAAGAAAATTTAACATCATAAAAGAAAACGACAAGAACTTGCAAGGAGAAGATGTAAGGGAAGGGCTTACGGCTATTATTAGTGTCAAGCTTATGAATCCGCAGTTTGAAGGTCAGACAAAGACGAAATTAGGTAATTCTGAGATGCGCTCCATCGTCGATTCTGTCGTGACGGAAAAGCTGACGGCTTTCATGGAGGAAAACCCTTCGCTTTCAAAGGTCATTCTTGAAAAGGCTACATCTGCTGCAAGAGCAAGGGAAGCAGCCAGAAAAGCCAGAGAGCTTACCAGAAGGAAGTCAGCGCTGGAATCTACTTCACTTCCGGGTAAATTAGCAGATTGTTCAGAAAAGGATGCATCAAAGTGCGAGCTTTACCTTGTGGAGGGCGATTCTGCAGGTGGTTCTGCAAAAATGGGTAGAGACAGCAGATACCAAGCCATACTTCCCCTTAGAGGTAAGATTTTAAACGTAGAAAAAGCAAGGCTTGATAGAATTTTATCAAGCGATGAGATAAAGGCCATGATAACAGCGTTAGGCACTGGAATAGGAAGCGATTTTGACATCTCAAAGCTTAGATACCATAAAGTCGTCATAATGACAGATGCTGATGTAGATGGAAGCCACATAAGGACATTGCTTCTTACATTTTTTTACAGGTTTATGAGACCGCTGATAGAAAATGGAAATATATATATTGCACAACCACCGCTTTACAAGATAGAGAAAAACAAGAAGGTGTACTACGCTTATTCCGATAAAGAGCTTGACAATATTTTAAAAGAAATCGGAAGAGAGAATTACAATGTGCAGAGGTACAAAGGTTTAGGAGAAATGGATGCGGAGCAGCTTTGGGATACTACGATGGATCCTGAGAAAAGGACTATGCTGAAAGTAAGCCTTGATGATGCTATTGCAGCCGATGAGATATTTACAATTCTGATGGGGGATAAAGTAGAGCCCAGACGTGAATTTATAGAAAAATACGCTAAAACCGTTAGAAATCTTGATATATAG
- a CDS encoding Mur ligase family protein has translation MDLLGILVGKFVILGCKLTGKNGTSLPGKLALKVDSDIIKNIVKDVKNEKIVVTGTNGKTTTSGLIAEILKSSGKKVVHNREGANMLSGIATVLIKNSDIFGNISCDTGVFEVDEANMPLVLNDINPKVVVVTNFFRDQLDRYGELDTTIKKVKESLSKLPKDSMLLLNADEPFTASLGDDLNLNVFYYGILDKLNYGYSLSPAFEQKYCPVCGGKYVYKDVFYGQLGDYYCPKCGKSRPKLDFGALDIKLTEDGISFKLKFKDRLISVKSHLTGAYNVYNVMASVAANVLLGIPFSNIQMGLNNYTPIAGRLQKTYLKGKKAIINLIKNPIGFDSTLNMLREINKPLNLLIAINDNYADGRDVSWLWDVDIENFVSHTKINHVVTSGLRAEDMALRLKYAGIDQKKIKIMKSIDEALEYIPTITNEELIAVLPNYTSLHEVNNYLKSRGVKQ, from the coding sequence TTGGATCTTCTCGGTATATTGGTAGGAAAGTTCGTCATACTCGGATGCAAATTAACTGGAAAAAACGGCACATCTTTGCCAGGAAAGTTAGCCTTAAAGGTGGATTCTGATATCATAAAAAACATCGTAAAAGATGTGAAGAACGAAAAAATAGTCGTGACAGGAACAAATGGAAAGACTACTACATCGGGACTTATAGCTGAAATTTTAAAATCGTCTGGCAAGAAAGTAGTCCATAACAGAGAAGGAGCAAACATGTTAAGTGGAATTGCCACTGTGCTTATAAAAAACAGCGACATCTTTGGCAATATAAGCTGCGACACTGGTGTTTTTGAAGTGGATGAAGCGAATATGCCTCTTGTTTTAAATGACATCAATCCAAAGGTAGTCGTTGTGACGAATTTTTTCAGAGATCAGCTTGACAGGTACGGTGAATTAGACACGACTATTAAGAAAGTCAAGGAATCTTTAAGTAAACTTCCAAAAGATTCAATGCTTCTTTTAAATGCAGATGAACCTTTTACAGCTTCTTTAGGCGATGACCTAAATCTAAATGTCTTTTACTACGGCATCTTAGACAAGCTAAACTACGGTTACAGCTTATCACCAGCATTTGAGCAGAAATACTGTCCGGTTTGCGGTGGAAAATACGTCTACAAGGATGTTTTTTACGGTCAGCTTGGCGATTATTACTGTCCTAAATGCGGAAAATCACGGCCAAAATTAGACTTTGGCGCACTTGACATAAAACTTACAGAAGATGGCATATCATTTAAATTGAAATTCAAAGACAGGTTAATAAGCGTAAAAAGCCATCTTACAGGTGCATACAATGTTTATAACGTCATGGCATCTGTAGCAGCAAATGTACTTTTAGGCATTCCATTTTCAAATATACAAATGGGGCTTAACAACTACACTCCTATTGCAGGTAGACTTCAAAAGACTTATTTAAAGGGCAAAAAAGCCATAATAAACTTGATTAAAAATCCAATAGGCTTTGACAGCACTTTAAATATGTTAAGAGAAATCAACAAACCTTTAAACTTACTGATCGCCATAAACGACAATTACGCTGACGGCAGAGATGTATCTTGGCTTTGGGATGTAGACATCGAAAATTTTGTATCACATACAAAAATAAACCATGTTGTAACATCGGGATTAAGAGCAGAAGATATGGCGTTAAGGCTTAAATACGCCGGTATAGATCAAAAGAAGATAAAAATCATGAAATCAATAGACGAAGCATTGGAATATATTCCAACCATAACAAATGAAGAATTGATAGCCGTCCTGCCTAACTACACATCGTTGCACGAAGTAAATAACTACTTAAAATCAAGAGGTGTAAAACAATGA
- a CDS encoding type 1 glutamine amidotransferase — protein sequence MKLVIGHMYPELLNLYGDRGNIITLKRRCEWRGIEAEIKAITVDTNTNFKDIDILFLGGGSDREQKIVSDDLTLKRAKNLKSAIEDGLTLLSICGGYQLLGMYYLSSDGSKLPGIGALEIYTVAGNKRMIDNIIIESSIDGKAFKMVGFENHSGKTFLQKNVKPLGKVIYGNGNNGEDGMEGAIYKNTFGTYLHGPVLPKNPEFTDILIKKALERKYGNCNLTPLDDSFEHLTQDAIINRFVKK from the coding sequence ATGAAACTTGTGATAGGCCATATGTACCCGGAGCTACTGAATCTTTACGGAGATAGAGGAAACATAATAACGCTGAAAAGAAGATGTGAGTGGAGAGGAATTGAAGCTGAAATAAAAGCTATAACGGTAGACACCAATACAAATTTTAAAGACATTGACATACTTTTCTTAGGTGGCGGCTCTGACAGAGAACAAAAAATCGTCAGCGATGATCTGACATTAAAAAGAGCAAAAAATTTAAAGTCTGCCATTGAAGATGGATTAACGCTTCTTAGCATATGTGGAGGATATCAACTGCTTGGCATGTATTATCTATCTTCTGATGGAAGCAAATTGCCTGGAATAGGAGCGCTTGAAATATACACTGTGGCAGGAAACAAAAGGATGATAGACAACATAATAATAGAGTCATCTATCGATGGCAAGGCATTTAAGATGGTAGGGTTTGAAAACCACTCCGGAAAGACATTTTTGCAAAAAAATGTAAAACCTTTAGGAAAAGTCATATATGGAAATGGCAATAACGGTGAAGACGGCATGGAAGGTGCAATATACAAAAACACATTTGGAACGTACCTTCACGGTCCAGTGCTGCCTAAAAATCCAGAGTTTACAGATATATTGATAAAAAAAGCTTTGGAAAGAAAATACGGCAATTGCAATCTGACGCCTTTAGATGACTCATTCGAACATCTAACACAAGATGCCATCATAAATAGATTTGTAAAAAAATAG
- the remB gene encoding extracellular matrix regulator RemB, with protein sequence MYVHLGGNVVVPDDEIIAVFNIDVKTSKDTSEFLRIAEEEGFIVKISDDNIKSFVITERNKKSIIYISPISSYTIIKRALKYSE encoded by the coding sequence ATGTACGTTCATTTAGGTGGGAATGTAGTGGTGCCAGACGATGAAATAATTGCAGTTTTTAATATAGATGTAAAAACATCAAAAGATACCAGCGAATTTTTGAGAATTGCCGAAGAAGAAGGATTTATCGTTAAAATATCAGATGACAATATAAAGTCTTTTGTAATAACGGAGAGAAACAAAAAAAGCATAATTTATATATCTCCCATATCGTCCTACACCATTATTAAAAGAGCTTTAAAATACAGCGAATAA